The genome window TCCAGGACGACGATCAGCAGGATGAGCGGGTAGATGGCCGCGATCAGGCCCGAGAACAGCGCGCCGGCGATGGCCAGGATGCGCAGGAGGTACTGGAACACGCGCAGGACGCTGGCGGCGGCCGTGTGGCCGCTTCCGACCAGGGCGTTGTGGGCGGTCATGTTGACGAACAGGAACAGGGCGATCAGGAGATAGGCGCCGATCTCCCGGAGATAGGGACCCAGTTCCGTGTGGATGAGCACATAGGGGTCGAGCACGCCTTCGAAGAGCAGGAGGAGGACCAGGAAGATCAGCGCGCAGCTGGCCAGGGTGTTCCCCACGTACCTGCGGGCGTCCGGGGCGTATTTTCCCGAAATGAAGAAGAAGACGCTCTCGATCAGTCCGGTGGCGAACAGGTAGGCGAATCCGGCCGCCAGGATGCCATAGCGGTAGGGCGCCAGGTATTCCGGGTCGAAGAAATGGGCGATGACGATCGACTGGAATACCTGCAGCACGCTCGCGATGAGCAGCGCGGCATAGAGTATGACGGCGGCGCTTCGTTTTGACATGGGCCCGTCAGGCGGTGGGCCTGCACCGGCGGGTAGGCTCAGACCCCGTCCCTCAGCATCTCCGCGACCGCGGTAACGGCGCGGTCCGCCTCATCGAGGGTATTGTAAATATGGGGGGAAAGGCGGACGTTGGGTCCCATGCCCGCACCGGCGATATGGTACGTATTGTAGAGCTTGTCGAAGACTTTGCGCGGATCGAGTTCGCCCGGCTTGAAGATGACTACGCCGGCGGAAAGGGCGGGGTCCATGGACGTGGAAAGCTCGATGCCCGGCAGGCCGGAAAGCCCTTCCTTGATGGCCGTGGCCACCTGGCGCATGCGGGCCTCCACGCGGGCGGGCCCGATCTTCTCGTGGAACTCGACGCCCCGGCCCGTGGCCGTCAGCGCCGCGTCGTCCCGCTGTCCGAGGACCTCGTACTTGCGCGCGCTCTCCTCCACTTCGTCCCGCCAGCCCGCGCTCACAATGCTGGGCCAGACAGCGCCCTGGCTTTCTTTGCGGACGTAGAGCACACCGACCTCCTTCGGGCCCATGAACCACTTGTGGGCGCTGCCCGTGTAGGCGTCACAGCCCATATCGGCGAGATCGATCTTCAGGGCGCCGAAGCTCTGGGCGCCGTCCACGACGGAAAACACGCCGCGGGCCCGCGCCGCCGCGCACAGCCTTTTGGCCGGCATGGTCAGCCCAGTGCGATTGGACACGTGGGTGAAGGACATGACTTTCGTCGCCGGGGTGTAGGCCCGCTCGAAGGCATCGATGATCTCGTCTTCACTCTGAGGCACCACCGGGACCGACACGTAGTTGATCTTGAAGCCGAACCGCCTGGCCTTGACCTGCCACGCCTGGTTGTTCGAGGGATGGTTCAGGTCGGACAGCAGCACCTCGTCACCCGCCCCGAGGTGATAGCCGGTGCTGATGACGTTGTTGGCCTCGCTCGTGTTCCGCACCAGCGCGATCTCGTCAGAATGGGCGCCCAGAAGGCGCGCCATCTTCTCGCGCGTCTCCTCTCTGATCTGCCGGTACTTCATGCGGTTGTGGAACGACGCATCGTAGTC of Gemmatimonadota bacterium contains these proteins:
- a CDS encoding aminotransferase class V-fold PLP-dependent enzyme — translated: MIQNDYEIESIPESAWQVSRRSFMKRLAGGIAAGGALVNGTSASASPMVDVPQDLETAVSGTDPGDERYWHAVRSQFLLRDDLALMNAANLCPSPYPVMESVFKYTRDLDYDASFHNRMKYRQIREETREKMARLLGAHSDEIALVRNTSEANNVISTGYHLGAGDEVLLSDLNHPSNNQAWQVKARRFGFKINYVSVPVVPQSEDEIIDAFERAYTPATKVMSFTHVSNRTGLTMPAKRLCAAARARGVFSVVDGAQSFGALKIDLADMGCDAYTGSAHKWFMGPKEVGVLYVRKESQGAVWPSIVSAGWRDEVEESARKYEVLGQRDDAALTATGRGVEFHEKIGPARVEARMRQVATAIKEGLSGLPGIELSTSMDPALSAGVVIFKPGELDPRKVFDKLYNTYHIAGAGMGPNVRLSPHIYNTLDEADRAVTAVAEMLRDGV